The Pyrus communis chromosome 14, drPyrComm1.1, whole genome shotgun sequence sequence CAATGACAAGAGTAGTAGAATTAGGCTGCACATCCATGGACATAAACTTAACAATTGCTCCCTCTACAAATCCACACTCGTTAAGACCCGAAATCGTCGAAGTCCACGAAACAACATCAGGGTTTGGTATGGAATCGAAAACCCGGGTAGCAGATACAATGTCAGCTAGAGTTACGTAGAAGTGGCAACGAGTTTTGGATGAAGGTATCGGAAAAGTGCCCGGTTTTTACGACGCGGGCGTGGGCTTCCCCGGCCCTTGTTGTCATCATGGAGGAAGCAACATGCCTTGAGAGCGTAAGTGAAGGTGTAGTGGTTGTGGGAGGATGGGTAGTGGAGCATTTGGTTGTAGAGGAAAAGGGCAGTTTGTGGGGCGGGGGAGTTTGTGAGATGTCCCAGTAGAGGGTTTAAGAgttggggtttagggtttatgaagtagttttgtgtaattttccTAATAATCACTCTCTTTGCAGCATAATCACGACCAACCGGTAAGGCAAAGGCTTTTGGACCATCACACAAGACAAGAATTGGACTTGTTAACCCACTGAGTACCAGACTAGCAGTAGCACCATTGTCATGGATACACAAAGGCTCATCATACAATGAAGACCATGGCGGTGGAATTCGCACAATTAAGATTTAACAGCCAACACTTAATCAAGAAATATTCATCTGAatgaaataattaaattcaCAACACTGGAAATTTCATACATGGAAATAATGAGGAGCCAATAGACTCCCAAGTAGAAGCAGTATGGCATGGCAAACGAAGATATCAAATTTAGTTGATAGGAATGTCAGCTTACAAACACAGTATACAGAGAATAAAATTGTGATTCAAAGTACCTATGAATCAATATCCAAGGTCGTTGGGATCACCAGTAAACTCGGCAATCTGCTCAAGACCCACATTGAGCAAGGCATGGGTATCAGAATCCTTGACAACACCGGTCTCTCTGTCAGAATCCTTCTCCACAAGACTACCATAGACCCCCTTATGCTTCCCAGATAACACAAGAACCGGTCCGCCGCGCCTTGGCAGGGCTGTCTCAAGAAAATCCTGAGAAACCCCCTGCACAAGCTCCCTACTTCCATCCATAGATATATCGCAAGTGTAGGGTCCAACAACATCCATCACCTCCCCTTTTCTCGAATACAATTTCCCACCTTTCAAGTCCTTGCTAATAACCCTGACCCGAATGTTCCTCGCAAGCCACGTCGAATGAGCCCTTCGCTCTTCTCGTCTCCGCCTGCTATCACTACCTACTTTCCTTTGTGTCTCATTCAATCTCCTCAAGCACTTGTCCTCTTCTTTTGAACCCAATTCCGCAACTTCATCCGCATTCACTTTTACTACCTCTTCATCTTGCTGTTTGCTCTTACTCAACAGCTTCAAAACCAGTTTCCCATTGCCCAATTTCTCCACAATCCTACCTCTCAAACCCACATAGTCTTGACCCGAAACGATCCTCACTTCCTTCCCCACATCCCCAtctttcctcttctctttctctttttcttttgaattcttTCTATCCTTCTCTTTCGAATTCGCAAGAAACCCTAATCCGTGCCTATCAGTACTCCTAGTATACTCCACAATCTTCACATCTTCCTTCGCATTCTTCCCAATTCCTCTACCCGGGTACCACCCGTACCCGGTTAGCAACGCCTCGCCGTAACCCTCCACCGGCATCTCTTCAAACTCCTCCAACCCCCTATGATCCGACAAGCGCTCCAAATCGTCTTTAAACTTCTGCAGCAGAGTATCCTCAACGCCTCTCAATCTCGGCCGCTCACCATTCCCCAACCCCTCCCGATTCTCCAATTCCGATTTCTCCCGGAGATTGAGACCGTACGAAATCTTGGCGTCGGGGTCGTCGGTGACGGAGAGCGTCTCGACCTCGAACTGGAGCTCGTGGCCGCCGGACTCGGTGATGGGGAGCTCGATGTTCTTCATCTTCTTGTGGGGCCGCCATTCGTTGGGGATCGGAGCGATCACGCGGGCTTTGGGATCGGCGGAGAGAGGCTTCGAGGCGTCGAATTCGCTAACGAAGTGTTTGGAAACGGCGTCGTTAGGGTGGTTTCCGGTGCCGTCGTTGAAGGTGGCGGTGGCGGAGGAGGGGTTGCGTTTAGGGTTTGATTTGGAGGAGGATTTGGGAGGGAGGGAAAAGGAGAGTTTCATggtttgggtttggattttgcAGAGGGGAAGAATTTTCGGAAGGCTGCTGCTACTGGCCACGTTTAAGTTTGCGTGGGTTTTTAGTGTGGGCTTTATTTTGACCCGAGGGCCTTAATTTAACCCATTCCAATTAGGATTGGGCAAAATTCCCACCCCTAATGCCCATTCCGAGGTTGTCCCCCCTTCCCATGGCTTACATGCGGATGCGTTGCGCATCAACGTATTTGATCAAATGTCGGCCGttcattttcatttaaaaaaaaatagaatgttgagatttaattaaatatgcGGATGGTTTGCGCATCAACATATTTGATCAAGAGAGGGGATCCTCGGCGGAGGATCCTTCAATCAcagccgttcatcgtatatcgtacggtcagtttttatcaggtaatgtttatatataattttaaataaaaaaatttaccatgATTTCTAACCTgataatttcttacacgacccgttaacgTGCACGAAAATAACAGTTTTCGGATCAATGGAACATACCCTACACTAAAGGGTGGGGAATAAATTATTTTCGAATTCGGCATTTACAAGATTCGAATCTTAGACATCTCGCTTACAAGAAAATTATAATTTCTCTAGACCGCAGTACTAAGTGACTAAAAACATTAGACCAGTATTAGAATTCCCCATACTGTTTCCAATATGCACGATGACAGGTTTATGGGAGGCATTAAGATCACAAAGAAGAATCATGAAAGGCATAAACGAATAATCATAGTCATAGTTCATGTAGATTTACATCAAAGTAACAAAACGTGCACATCAACTTAAATCTCTCTTTTGACAGATCAGTAAGAACATAACCAACAAGGAGCAAAACTAACCAGCTCAGGACTATTTAAAATAGAGCTGAACAAGCTTCTTCAGAGTGTCGAATACGCTCGTAAAGGGGTCAAATTGAACAGATTTCTTCAGTTCGAGATCAGGAAATTCATTTGTTAAGGCCTGTTGCATCCCGGGCATTGACATCATTGCAGATAACCGCGTGTCCGTCATTTGCTCACAGTCTTGTGGTGTGTCCGTGATTTTGCTTGGGTTGTATCCGAAGTTGGCCAAGTAAGATTTGTACTTCTCTATGAACTCAGGACCGGGATTAGGCGTTCTCGAGTAAATCTGTAATATTAATGCCACAGATCGATTCCCACGTAATATTATGCGTCCTCAAATTGTAGGGATGCGAGTAAAAACTCGCGCAACGTCAAACAAGAGTATAAAATGTTCAAAGTAGTAAACACGAATACTTCTATCTAACATTCCTATGAATTAAAAGGCAGTTTATGAGTGAGTACCTGTATAAAACCAGTGTCCTTCGCTCCCGAAACTAGAGCGTAATTGTCATAATCAGTTGCAATCACATCATATGGCAGCTTAGGGATGAATGGCAATGATGGAAAACGGAGGAAACACTTCTCTTTGATCATCTCCTGCTTTTCTAgatctgtttcttttttctccAAATCTTGGTCCGAAAGGCATTGAACATTTCCCCGTATTCCAGTGATATATCCATCAGGGCTCCCGTGAACACAGAAGGTATCAACCTGGATGGCCCGTTTTGCCAAGTCAAATGTATACACACCCTGCAATTTAATAAGGTGATATATGGTTTTGCAGTCAGAAAATAGGTGGTGAACATGTGACAGAAAGAGCCTGTTATCCATAAGCAATGAGAAGCAAATCATCACAAGAAAGCTGGTCTTCCTTTCAGGATGATTTCGACCACCTGCTACTTGGAAGGGCTATTGATAAACAACTAGGTAGCTCAACAACGATTGATGAGTAGGTTCAACAGTTCAGATCTGCACTCTTGTCAAATACAACAGAAAGGGGAGAATATATTTTCCTCTCAAATCTACACTATTTCCCGAACCAAGAGTCAAACTAAACGTCGCagttttttacaactacacgtACCCTTTGTGTTTACCTGGGTGCAGTGGCAGTCTTCCTGACCTTGCCCAGCAAATCCACGTTTAAGCGAAGCAACTTCAAACCACCTTCCAGAATATCTAACAGGGTCAAAGTTATTTGCTGTCATGCCTCTCATCATCATTAGCCTCTCATCTCCTTCATCGGATCCCTTATCAAGCGGAAGAGTAACTGTCTCCTCCGTAGCATTTGCAGACTCATATATATTTCTTTGATGGGAAACATCTGATGCAACCGCCTGCCCAAAATCAGTAAAAGGCATCATGTATCCTCCACCTCCTGCAATAACATAAGAATACCTAAATCTTTTTTTGTTATTACAACCTCAAGGCAACCTAGTTTCGGACTAAATTCCCTATTAAACTTTCAAACACATAAAAGTCCGGCTAAGTCTATTCGAAATCCTAATCTTATTTAAACCGGTTATATAGAGTGAAGCACTAAAGGAAGTGAAACTGAAAACTCAGTGTTTAACGAGGTCTCAAATACAACATCAAGAACACCAAGCTCAAACATCTCAGCCAGAAATGCTCTGACAATCCCGATATATGAAAGAACTCGAACAAATATTGATCTAAAGGGTTTAACTTCTGTCCATTAGCTTAGACAACGTCGAGCAAGGAAATGATTGGTCCAAAATCTATGTTCTTTTATGTAATCTGATGAGTCAGTTTAGCAACTAGCAATATAAATCTTCTGCTAGTATTCAATTCCAGCATCCTATAACAATACAAAAGACTAAATCTGCTAACCTGGTTTATTTGAGAGATAAACACTAATGTTGCGGCAAACCCAGATAAAACATGACGGGATAGTTGCTTGCTGCCGCTGATCGATTGCTCCAAACAGAAATTCATCATGATTTTACCAGGCATTCCCCTGTAAATCAGGAGAACAAAAATGTCACTCTTTGCAGTCAGCAAAGACCAGAAAAACAACTACACTAGCTTGGAAAATGTggttgaaattgaaaataaaaaaccgtATATAATTGGTATAGTTTCTTATGAAATCCAAGAACATAGAGGCATATAAGCATTTGCAATTACTCAATTTTACATTACTTTCCACTGCATTTTGAGCACAACAATTAGAAACACAAAAAATCCAAGAAAACCAAaccatctttttttattttattacaagcGATATTTCTACTCTAACAGGAGGAGGGAGAGGGTTTGAACCGGGACGCAGGCCCTAACCTCAGGGCAATCCACCACATGCAAAAACAAACCATTTATGAGTAATTACAGCAAGATTATGagcaaaaatacaaaacaaatggGAAAATGTAAGCAAATAAAGCAAAAAAAGGCCCCATAATATAAAGATGATAGACTGGGAAGTGGAAGTGAGTGAGATTTTTGTACCTGCAGGGAAAGACatttggaggaggaggaggaggaggaggaagagagcaTTGGAGCACAAGTACCATTTCTATGCTTTTCCTCTCAAAAGCTTCAAGAGTACTCCACTAGTAAAATCTCTCCTCCCTCCTATAATCCCATCTAAACGTCACCGTCTTGATGTCTTGAGTGAAACCGTTAGGCCCCCCAAATAATCCAAAACAAACCTCAACCAAGACCTTGTCATGCAAGTCTCGTCCTTTTATGGAAACTGAACACAATATGTACTGCatttgtttataaaaataaaaatcaaaaagagaaagaagaaaatgaaatttagaAAGTTAAATGAAAATTGGCTGTTATAATGATTCTACAATATCCGAGTGCTGGACTAACTAAtctaaaaaaaagttataaacttataagaGTGATATAATAAGTCTATAAGAGCGTCCGATCaatttgaatattaaaatttCTAATCATTTTACTCGTGATGAGACGTTCTTATATATGTTGAGCAGGTCGTTTGATTTAACGGGTAAGATCAAAGTCACCGTGTACTTGGGAGTTGGGAGTAAAATATAGAGTACTGACAGTTGGATTCAAAGTTGCTCGCATTATTGTCCTCGCTTCGACCAAAAATTAGCTAACGTGGATATGATTGGACTTTATTTGTTGAGTGAAGTGGAGCCATTGaagtgaagaaagaaaaatatcgACTTCGGGCACAATGTGTGGATGAGAAAGCCCTGCAACTATTCAAGACTTCCACATGACCAAAGTCCTTtgcatttttgttcaattttgtcggctatataaaacaaaaatcgGATTTCAGTGAACCATATTTAACACATTTTCCAATTGTCCAACTTTTTACTCGACTTAAAAGAGTCAAGACATCACAATTGTCTACAAGTACCTTGTATTTAGTTAGTTAAGAACATTTATTTTTGCACTTGATATCCCGTTTTTGACACCCTCTCTCTGTAGATTAATGTAGATACTCTATCctttgttaaataaataaaaaacaccaCAGTTGTCTTATGTACTCATAGACACAAAGGAAAATGTCAAGAGAGAAACCCTTGTTAAATACGTACGACAATATTATTGGGGCAAAGAGGAGATAAAATGACCGTCTTGCATTGTAAACCTAATAGAATAGGTTCTTAATAATTCTGTTTAATTAGGGTAATCATGATTTCACTCATGATCTATGAGACTACTCTCCACATTTCCACTAGAAAGCAAACTGAATGATGTATCTTCCTTGGTATTGCTATTGATTTCAGTTTATTTAGAAGGGATTTCAGTTGTATTCGACTGTGAAGGTGTTTTGACTTGTATAAATGCCACTTTAACCGGTCCAGACTTCAGTTTTGATGCATCGGAACT is a genomic window containing:
- the LOC137715738 gene encoding chloroplastic lipocalin-like, translated to MVLVLQCSLPPPPPPPPNVFPCRGMPGKIMMNFCLEQSISGSKQLSRHVLSGFAATLVFISQINQAVASDVSHQRNIYESANATEETVTLPLDKGSDEGDERLMMMRGMTANNFDPVRYSGRWFEVASLKRGFAGQGQEDCHCTQGVYTFDLAKRAIQVDTFCVHGSPDGYITGIRGNVQCLSDQDLEKKETDLEKQEMIKEKCFLRFPSLPFIPKLPYDVIATDYDNYALVSGAKDTGFIQIYSRTPNPGPEFIEKYKSYLANFGYNPSKITDTPQDCEQMTDTRLSAMMSMPGMQQALTNEFPDLELKKSVQFDPFTSVFDTLKKLVQLYFK
- the LOC137715832 gene encoding protein MOS2-like codes for the protein MKLSFSLPPKSSSKSNPKRNPSSATATFNDGTGNHPNDAVSKHFVSEFDASKPLSADPKARVIAPIPNEWRPHKKMKNIELPITESGGHELQFEVETLSVTDDPDAKISYGLNLREKSELENREGLGNGERPRLRGVEDTLLQKFKDDLERLSDHRGLEEFEEMPVEGYGEALLTGYGWYPGRGIGKNAKEDVKIVEYTRSTDRHGLGFLANSKEKDRKNSKEKEKEKRKDGDVGKEVRIVSGQDYVGLRGRIVEKLGNGKLVLKLLSKSKQQDEEVVKVNADEVAELGSKEEDKCLRRLNETQRKVGSDSRRRREERRAHSTWLARNIRVRVISKDLKGGKLYSRKGEVMDVVGPYTCDISMDGSRELVQGVSQDFLETALPRRGGPVLVLSGKHKGVYGSLVEKDSDRETGVVKDSDTHALLNVGLEQIAEFTGDPNDLGY